A genomic stretch from Candidatus Hydrogenisulfobacillus filiaventi includes:
- a CDS encoding putative acidPPc domain-containing protein (Evidence 3 : Putative function from multiple computational evidences) yields MISTRRLSAILGWLLVFLALAALAPLPPVLDLDRAAALLLAPLGRRWVWLQGVWIAGGVLLTGLAVAGLGLRRRPPWGLWAGFLAGSLVEVALKHLLVLPRPHPLPAPAPWPALIAATNLDAVTAAAWLHHWLPQAGPVRHLLAGSFPSGHLFRLSYVTGAAAGPRRRTLLWGVAATAALAVTATGGHWIWDAAGGYALARFCLSLAGQASVSRKASAPR; encoded by the coding sequence ATGATATCGACCCGCCGGCTGTCCGCCATCCTGGGCTGGCTCCTGGTCTTCCTGGCGCTGGCCGCCCTGGCCCCCCTGCCACCGGTCCTGGACCTGGACCGTGCAGCCGCCCTGCTGCTCGCCCCCTTGGGCCGGCGTTGGGTCTGGCTGCAGGGTGTATGGATTGCGGGCGGAGTGCTGCTGACCGGCCTGGCGGTGGCCGGCCTCGGCCTGCGCCGCCGGCCGCCCTGGGGCCTATGGGCCGGGTTCCTGGCCGGCAGCCTGGTGGAGGTGGCCCTGAAACACCTGCTGGTCCTGCCGCGGCCCCATCCCCTGCCAGCCCCCGCCCCCTGGCCGGCCCTGATCGCCGCCACCAACCTGGACGCCGTTACCGCGGCCGCCTGGCTGCATCACTGGCTGCCGCAGGCGGGACCCGTCCGCCACCTGCTCGCGGGCAGCTTCCCCAGCGGACACCTCTTCCGCCTGAGCTATGTCACCGGCGCGGCGGCCGGTCCCCGCCGGCGGACTCTGCTGTGGGGCGTGGCGGCCACCGCCGCCCTGGCGGTCACCGCCACCGGCGGGCACTGGATCTGGGATGCGGCCGGCGGCTACGCGCTGGCCCGCTTCTGCCTGAGCCTGGCCGGTCAGGCCTCCGTCTCCAGAAAGGCCAGCGCCCCGCGGTAA
- the yhaA gene encoding Putative amidohydrolase YhaA (Evidence 3 : Putative function from multiple computational evidences), whose protein sequence is MQQGRESWQEALIRYRRDLHRIPELGFEETETAAYLEEALTAMGLAPRRMAGTGLAADITGERPGATVAVRADIDGLPLAEETGLPFASRHPGRMHACGHDGHMAIVLGLARRLVERPAFSGRIRVFFQPSEERPPGGAPALIREGVLEGVDRVLGLHLWALDPVGTVRIRPGPLMANADEFIIRIHGRGGHGSEPENTQDAVLIAAQTVVNLQTVVARRMPAVEPAVLSCGTIQAGTTFNIIAEEAQITGTVRTFSDAARRRMVEEMRRIAEGTAALYGARAELEFLYGYPAVVNDTPSVDRLKRAWEGVVTVLDGPPSMGAEDFAYYLQERPGAFYFLGARPAEGPAWPHHSPHFRIDEAALPLGVETLYRGALAFLETEA, encoded by the coding sequence GTGCAACAGGGCCGGGAAAGCTGGCAGGAGGCCCTTATCCGCTACCGGCGGGACCTCCACCGGATACCGGAGCTGGGGTTTGAGGAGACCGAGACCGCGGCCTATCTGGAGGAGGCCCTCACCGCCATGGGACTGGCCCCGCGCCGGATGGCCGGCACCGGGCTGGCAGCCGACATCACCGGGGAGCGTCCGGGGGCGACGGTGGCGGTGCGGGCGGACATCGACGGCCTGCCGTTGGCGGAGGAGACCGGCCTGCCGTTTGCCTCCCGGCATCCCGGGCGCATGCATGCCTGCGGGCATGACGGGCATATGGCCATTGTGCTGGGCCTGGCCCGGCGCCTGGTGGAACGGCCGGCCTTCTCCGGCCGCATCCGGGTCTTCTTTCAGCCCTCCGAGGAACGGCCCCCGGGCGGGGCCCCCGCCCTCATCCGGGAAGGGGTGTTGGAGGGGGTGGACCGGGTGCTGGGCCTGCATCTGTGGGCCCTGGACCCGGTGGGGACGGTCCGCATCCGGCCCGGTCCCCTCATGGCCAATGCCGATGAGTTCATCATCCGCATCCATGGCCGCGGCGGGCATGGGTCCGAACCCGAAAACACGCAGGATGCCGTGCTGATCGCCGCCCAGACCGTCGTCAATCTGCAGACGGTGGTGGCCCGGCGCATGCCGGCGGTGGAGCCGGCGGTGCTGAGCTGCGGCACCATCCAGGCCGGCACCACCTTCAACATCATCGCCGAGGAGGCGCAGATCACCGGCACCGTGCGCACCTTTTCCGACGCTGCCCGCCGCCGGATGGTGGAGGAGATGCGGCGCATCGCCGAAGGTACCGCGGCGCTCTACGGCGCGCGGGCGGAACTGGAATTCCTCTACGGCTACCCGGCCGTGGTCAACGACACGCCCTCAGTGGATCGGCTGAAGCGGGCCTGGGAAGGCGTGGTCACAGTGCTGGACGGGCCGCCCTCGATGGGGGCGGAGGATTTTGCCTACTACCTCCAGGAACGGCCGGGCGCGTTCTACTTCCTGGGCGCCCGCCCGGCGGAGGGGCCGGCCTGGCCGCATCATTCGCCCCATTTCCGCATCGACGAAGCTGCCCTCCCATTGGGGGTGGAGACCCTTTACCGCGGGGCGCTGGCCTTTCTGGAGACGGAGGCCTGA
- the rocF gene encoding Arginase, with amino-acid sequence MAGKDVRIIGVPLDFGADRRGVDMGPSAIRYAGLAERLMRIGHRVTDLGNLPVPVPESRLPLDPHLKYRDEIARVCRRLARTVERVLAEGAFPVVLGGDHSLAMGTVAGILRRRARPGLLWLDAHGDFNTPETSPSGNIHGMPVTAITGRGPAALNAIMGGRFVDLARVAYVGVRTLDRQEAARLRASPAHVFSMHEIDRYGLREVMARALEVVTAGTDAVHLSFDIDVVDPLYAPGSGTPFSGGLTEREAHLALELVAEADVLTSLEMVEVNPILDVQNRTGALAADLIASALGARII; translated from the coding sequence ATGGCGGGCAAGGACGTCCGGATCATCGGGGTCCCGCTCGATTTCGGGGCCGACCGCCGGGGGGTGGACATGGGACCCAGCGCCATCCGCTACGCCGGGCTGGCGGAGCGGCTCATGCGCATCGGGCACCGGGTGACCGACCTCGGCAACCTGCCGGTGCCGGTGCCCGAGAGCCGGCTGCCGCTCGATCCCCATCTCAAGTACCGGGACGAGATTGCCCGGGTGTGCCGCCGCCTGGCCCGCACGGTGGAACGGGTGCTGGCGGAGGGGGCCTTTCCGGTGGTGCTGGGCGGGGACCACAGCCTGGCCATGGGCACGGTGGCCGGCATCCTCCGCCGCCGGGCGCGGCCGGGTCTCCTGTGGCTGGATGCCCATGGGGACTTCAACACCCCGGAGACCTCCCCTTCGGGCAACATCCACGGCATGCCGGTGACAGCCATTACCGGCCGGGGACCGGCGGCCCTCAACGCCATCATGGGCGGGCGGTTCGTGGACCTGGCCCGGGTGGCCTACGTCGGGGTGCGCACCCTCGACCGCCAGGAGGCGGCCCGCCTGCGGGCCAGCCCTGCCCATGTCTTCTCCATGCACGAAATCGACCGTTACGGGTTACGCGAGGTCATGGCCCGGGCGTTGGAGGTGGTGACCGCCGGCACCGACGCGGTCCATCTCTCCTTCGACATCGACGTGGTCGACCCTCTCTATGCCCCCGGCTCCGGCACCCCCTTCAGTGGCGGGCTGACCGAACGCGAAGCGCATTTGGCGTTAGAATTGGTGGCGGAGGCGGACGTCCTGACGTCGCTGGAGATGGTGGAGGTCAATCCCATCCTGGACGTCCAGAACCGGACCGGAGCTTTGGCTGCGGACCTCATCGCCTCGGCGCTGGGGGCCCGCATCATTTAG